One segment of Trichlorobacter ammonificans DNA contains the following:
- a CDS encoding ATP-binding protein has protein sequence MKNKTVQDIVRFSWAATVFWTLVIVVSAFWNIYQSRDNTRKMALSHAILSLDKDLVYRRWAANHGGVYVPITEQTPPNPYLAMMPERDVTTTTGKRLTLMNPAYMTRQVFELGKEQYGAKGHITSLNPIRPENGPDEWERSALLMFQRQQVRELHALAPIDGQPYLRYMRAMVTEQSCLKCHGHQGYKVDEVRGGISVSVPLASFLRNEQQLTLSIAVAHGGIWLLGVGFIQLKRKRLTDVLLREEAAGKAVEVMQRQLFQNEKMASVGQLAAGVAHEINNPMGFISSNLGTLDKYLNRLSEFIASADQAVARSGNHEAVHQLMEARKRLKINHILDDIHQLIAESQDGAMRVRRIVQDLKSFSHVSEAETAWVDLNETLETTINIAWNEIKYVAVLNREFGELPRLRCFPQQLNQAFLNLLVNAAHAIKGNGTITVKTWCDDSNLFVAISDTGAGIAQEHLERIFEPFFTTKEVGKGTGLGLSICYDIIKKHNGEISVESTVGKGTTFTVRLPVAPADSD, from the coding sequence ATGAAAAATAAGACCGTACAGGATATTGTCCGTTTTTCCTGGGCAGCCACTGTTTTCTGGACGCTGGTTATTGTCGTGTCCGCCTTTTGGAACATCTATCAGAGCAGGGATAACACCAGGAAAATGGCGCTTAGCCATGCCATTCTTTCCCTTGACAAGGATCTTGTCTACCGCCGCTGGGCCGCAAACCACGGAGGGGTGTATGTGCCGATCACCGAGCAGACGCCACCCAACCCGTACCTTGCGATGATGCCAGAGCGGGATGTGACAACCACCACCGGAAAACGGTTGACCCTGATGAATCCTGCTTACATGACGCGCCAGGTGTTCGAGCTGGGTAAAGAGCAATATGGCGCTAAAGGGCATATCACAAGCCTGAACCCGATACGGCCGGAAAACGGCCCCGATGAATGGGAGCGTTCAGCCCTGCTCATGTTTCAGCGACAGCAGGTACGGGAGCTGCATGCTCTGGCACCGATTGACGGGCAACCGTACCTGCGCTACATGCGGGCCATGGTCACCGAGCAAAGTTGCCTTAAATGCCATGGACATCAGGGATATAAAGTAGATGAGGTGCGTGGCGGAATATCTGTTTCAGTTCCTCTGGCCTCATTCTTGAGAAACGAACAGCAGTTGACGCTGAGCATTGCAGTGGCGCATGGTGGTATCTGGCTGCTGGGGGTCGGGTTCATTCAGTTGAAACGCAAACGGCTTACCGATGTATTGCTCCGCGAAGAGGCTGCCGGCAAGGCTGTTGAAGTGATGCAACGGCAACTGTTTCAGAATGAAAAGATGGCTTCGGTGGGACAACTGGCCGCCGGAGTCGCCCACGAAATCAACAATCCGATGGGATTCATCTCCAGCAACCTCGGCACCCTTGACAAATATCTGAACCGTCTTTCCGAGTTTATTGCATCAGCGGATCAGGCCGTTGCGAGGTCCGGCAACCATGAAGCGGTGCACCAGTTGATGGAGGCACGCAAACGGCTGAAAATCAATCATATTCTTGACGACATCCATCAGCTGATCGCCGAAAGTCAGGACGGGGCCATGCGGGTACGACGGATCGTTCAGGACCTGAAAAGCTTCTCCCATGTAAGCGAGGCTGAAACCGCGTGGGTTGATCTGAACGAAACCCTGGAGACAACCATCAATATCGCCTGGAACGAAATCAAGTACGTTGCCGTGCTGAACCGTGAATTCGGCGAATTGCCCAGACTCAGATGTTTCCCGCAGCAGCTCAATCAGGCGTTCCTGAATCTTCTGGTCAACGCGGCCCACGCCATTAAGGGCAACGGCACCATAACGGTAAAGACCTGGTGCGACGACAGCAACCTGTTTGTCGCCATCAGCGATACCGGTGCCGGGATCGCGCAGGAACATCTCGAGCGGATCTTCGAGCCGTTCTTCACCACCAAGGAGGTGGGCAAGGGGACAGGCCTGGGACTTTCCATCTGCTACGACATCATCAAGAAGCATAATGGAGAAATCAGTGTTGAAAGCACTGTTGGCAAGGGAACTACCTTTACCGTGCGACTACCGGTAGCGCCTGCGGATTCAGACTGA
- a CDS encoding GTP-binding protein encodes MIEFDERRNKLVLKLVYYGPALSGKTTNLLCLHDRLEQEGRGELMMLDTTEDRTIYFDLLPFFYEAPSGLKIKLKVFTVPGQVRHDATRKAVLQRADGVVFVADSRTGMMGINGESFANLEQNLALVGLAIETVPLVVQFNKRDLPDIVAEDELRATWRESGLAVMMASALQGQGVIETFGKAVELLFDAVDAKLHLRERYGVDRAAFLRAMVRL; translated from the coding sequence ATGATCGAATTCGACGAACGCCGCAACAAACTGGTGCTGAAGCTGGTCTACTACGGACCCGCCCTTTCCGGCAAGACCACGAACCTGCTGTGCCTTCACGACCGGCTTGAGCAGGAGGGGCGGGGTGAGCTGATGATGCTGGACACCACCGAGGACCGGACTATCTACTTTGATCTGCTGCCGTTTTTTTACGAGGCACCGTCGGGCCTCAAGATCAAGTTGAAGGTCTTCACCGTGCCCGGACAGGTCCGGCACGACGCCACCCGCAAGGCGGTGCTGCAGCGTGCGGACGGCGTGGTGTTCGTGGCTGATTCCAGGACCGGCATGATGGGAATCAATGGGGAAAGTTTCGCCAATCTGGAGCAGAATCTGGCGCTGGTGGGACTTGCCATAGAAACGGTGCCGCTGGTGGTGCAGTTCAACAAGCGCGACCTGCCGGATATCGTTGCCGAGGATGAGCTCAGAGCCACCTGGAGGGAAAGCGGTCTGGCGGTCATGATGGCGTCGGCGTTGCAGGGGCAGGGGGTGATTGAGACTTTCGGCAAGGCGGTGGAACTGCTCTTTGATGCCGTTGATGCAAAACTGCACCTGCGGGAACGGTACGGGGTCGACCGCGCGGCATTCCTGCGGGCGATGGTGCGGCTATGA
- a CDS encoding HD domain-containing phosphohydrolase → MDQQPQQPVSPSVLFVDDEENILKAMVRLTMDEAFSVVTATSGQQGLECLQQMPEVALIVSDQRMPGMNGAEFLHKSRELAPDAIRMLLTGYSDISAAVDAINRGGASRYLSKPWNDDDLLQTLRGAVETWELTRENRRLQAVVQAQNEELKQWNENLKSRVLQQTTAIRKKADDLNEALLHLKENYTGMISAFSSLVELRGGRMKQHSRNVAELAAHAAREYGLMPEEQETIRIAALLHDIGEIGIPERILEIAPDVLPPDEFRLYAQHPVRSQMAIDHIADLRPAGALIRHHHEQFDGNGFPDRLAGDQIPLGARILAYADQLDRAIAGGDSAEQALARVEMTLETKLDPTLQRVFRKAFHYAYPAMPAFDDQATVELELKPAELKAGMLLTRDLYSGTGLLLLDRGTVLDDSMIVSITRYYQLDPPEQGVFALIRTSQG, encoded by the coding sequence ATGGATCAACAACCCCAGCAACCCGTTTCCCCCTCCGTCCTGTTCGTGGACGACGAGGAGAATATCCTCAAGGCCATGGTCCGGCTTACCATGGACGAGGCGTTCTCGGTGGTCACGGCCACCTCCGGCCAGCAGGGGCTGGAGTGCCTGCAGCAGATGCCGGAGGTCGCCCTGATCGTCTCCGATCAGCGGATGCCCGGCATGAACGGTGCCGAGTTTCTGCATAAGTCCCGGGAATTAGCCCCTGATGCCATCCGGATGCTGTTGACCGGCTATTCGGACATCTCCGCTGCTGTCGATGCCATCAACAGGGGGGGGGCAAGTCGTTACCTCTCCAAGCCCTGGAACGACGACGACCTGCTGCAGACCCTGCGGGGAGCGGTGGAGACCTGGGAGCTGACCAGGGAAAACCGGCGACTGCAGGCGGTCGTCCAGGCCCAGAACGAAGAACTGAAGCAGTGGAACGAAAATCTGAAAAGCCGCGTGCTGCAGCAGACCACCGCCATCCGCAAGAAGGCCGACGATCTGAACGAAGCGCTCCTGCACCTGAAAGAGAACTACACCGGCATGATCAGCGCCTTTTCCAGCCTGGTGGAGTTGCGGGGAGGGCGGATGAAGCAACATTCCCGCAACGTGGCGGAGCTGGCCGCCCATGCCGCCCGCGAGTATGGGCTGATGCCGGAGGAACAGGAGACCATCAGGATCGCTGCCCTGCTCCACGACATCGGCGAGATCGGCATACCCGAGCGGATACTGGAGATTGCGCCGGATGTGCTCCCTCCGGACGAATTCCGCCTGTACGCCCAGCATCCGGTCCGGTCCCAGATGGCCATCGATCATATCGCCGACCTGCGGCCGGCCGGCGCCCTGATCCGCCACCACCATGAACAGTTCGACGGCAACGGCTTTCCGGACCGGCTGGCCGGGGACCAGATACCCCTGGGGGCTCGCATCCTTGCCTACGCCGACCAGCTGGACCGGGCCATTGCCGGAGGCGATAGCGCCGAACAGGCCCTGGCCCGGGTGGAAATGACCCTGGAGACAAAACTTGATCCGACCCTGCAGCGGGTTTTCCGCAAGGCGTTTCACTATGCCTACCCCGCCATGCCGGCGTTCGACGACCAGGCAACCGTCGAGTTGGAGTTGAAACCGGCGGAACTGAAGGCCGGCATGCTGCTGACTCGCGATCTTTACAGCGGCACCGGTCTGCTGCTCCTGGACCGCGGCACCGTGCTGGACGATTCCATGATCGTTTCGATCACCCGCTACTATCAGCTCGATCCCCCGGAGCAGGGGGTCTTTGCCCTGATCCGTACCTCCCAGGGGTGA
- the nudC gene encoding NAD(+) diphosphatase, with the protein MAYPEHVNLPFNRQALPPGFLLLPGPGSDDGGDAHWILLQGGCVLVRETADGLQFPVGQAPLELPSGSRPLTFARWQGRPVKCLQISASAPLPAGLVAEPFNAFQERLSTALMSVAGLGKQLLHVDRLTGLCPRCGSPTSGITESWGKRCPVCRHESYPPIHPCAIVLIRRDNQLLLIRKPEWAEGRYSLVAGFLDVGESLEECAIREAREETGVTIRNLRYVASQAWPFPSQLMVGFAADYADGDIAVDDSEIADARWFDVHDLPHLPSRRSIARFLIDSSVA; encoded by the coding sequence ATGGCCTATCCCGAGCATGTCAACCTTCCGTTCAACCGACAGGCGTTACCGCCCGGATTCCTGCTGTTGCCCGGCCCTGGTTCCGATGATGGTGGCGACGCCCACTGGATTCTGCTCCAGGGGGGCTGCGTGCTGGTGCGTGAAACGGCCGACGGACTTCAGTTCCCCGTTGGTCAGGCTCCGCTTGAACTGCCCAGTGGCTCTCGGCCGCTCACCTTTGCCCGTTGGCAGGGGAGGCCGGTGAAATGCCTGCAAATCAGCGCATCGGCGCCACTTCCCGCCGGTTTGGTGGCGGAGCCGTTCAATGCGTTCCAGGAGCGGCTGTCAACCGCTTTGATGTCTGTTGCGGGGTTGGGCAAGCAACTGCTCCATGTCGACCGTCTGACCGGCCTGTGTCCGCGGTGCGGCAGTCCTACCAGCGGCATAACGGAGAGCTGGGGCAAGCGCTGCCCCGTCTGCCGTCACGAGAGCTATCCGCCGATTCATCCCTGTGCCATCGTACTCATCAGGCGTGACAACCAGCTGCTGTTGATCCGCAAGCCGGAGTGGGCCGAAGGACGCTACAGTCTGGTGGCCGGATTTCTGGATGTCGGCGAATCGCTGGAAGAGTGCGCCATCCGTGAAGCGCGCGAGGAAACCGGGGTCACCATCCGCAACCTGCGTTACGTTGCCAGCCAGGCGTGGCCGTTCCCGTCGCAACTCATGGTGGGGTTTGCGGCCGATTACGCCGACGGCGACATAGCGGTTGACGACAGCGAGATCGCCGATGCCCGCTGGTTCGACGTACACGACCTGCCGCACCTTCCCTCCCGTCGCAGCATTGCCCGCTTTCTGATTGACTCCAGTGTGGCATAG
- a CDS encoding sensor histidine kinase: MNETTPHISFVVGEEKHLSQIIGRSEIEPLLHGALATGISRAALLDADGLPFCEAGDPHPPSRPEPAAIRLPIRVEGEPQGTLLLEMEAVTPLFEAVAKVMQNALQLTVTNNLKRMLTTEVHTSVVQESYDQLVLTNRQLLESERRYRTLARELEQKVEERTAELRTAYNRLLQQEKLAAVGQLAAGMAHEINNPIGFIRSNLGSFSKYLNRLVEMLGVYRRLLEEESSTATIRTQASKRWNELKMDFVLEDSAVLLGQSVDGADRIARIVAELKGFTCLDGMEQNSIDLNLELEQVLASLAGNFPPDTKLTTDLQPLPLFTCHAPLVAQAFGNIIDNALKSRSSDLQLALHSRLEGDAIVISIADNGCGIPEADIPRIFDPFFTTRQVGSGTGMGLAVAREIIAGAGGSIEVTSRTGTDSGTTVLVRLPSSEKG; this comes from the coding sequence ATGAACGAGACCACACCCCACATATCCTTTGTCGTCGGCGAGGAAAAGCACCTTTCCCAGATCATCGGCCGGTCGGAGATTGAGCCGCTGCTGCACGGCGCCCTGGCAACCGGCATCAGCCGGGCAGCACTTCTGGATGCAGACGGCCTGCCCTTCTGCGAAGCCGGCGATCCCCATCCTCCGTCCCGGCCTGAACCGGCCGCCATCAGGCTGCCGATCAGGGTGGAGGGGGAGCCGCAGGGCACCCTGCTGCTTGAGATGGAGGCGGTGACGCCGCTGTTCGAGGCGGTGGCAAAGGTCATGCAGAACGCCCTGCAGTTGACGGTGACCAACAATCTGAAGCGGATGCTGACCACCGAGGTGCATACCAGCGTGGTCCAGGAGTCCTACGACCAGTTGGTGCTCACCAACCGCCAGCTGCTGGAGTCGGAACGCCGCTACCGCACCCTGGCCCGCGAACTGGAACAGAAAGTGGAAGAGCGGACCGCCGAGTTGCGCACGGCATACAACCGTCTCCTGCAGCAGGAAAAGCTTGCCGCCGTGGGACAGCTTGCCGCCGGCATGGCCCATGAAATCAACAACCCCATCGGATTCATCCGCAGCAACCTGGGCAGTTTCAGCAAGTACCTCAATCGTCTCGTTGAGATGCTGGGCGTATACCGTCGCCTGCTTGAGGAGGAAAGCTCAACCGCGACGATTCGCACGCAGGCTTCAAAACGCTGGAATGAACTGAAAATGGACTTTGTGCTGGAGGACAGCGCTGTGCTGCTGGGGCAATCTGTTGACGGGGCTGACCGCATCGCCCGGATCGTCGCCGAGCTGAAAGGCTTCACCTGCCTGGACGGGATGGAACAGAACAGCATCGATCTGAACCTGGAGCTTGAGCAGGTGCTCGCCTCCCTGGCCGGCAATTTTCCGCCGGACACGAAGCTGACCACCGACCTGCAACCGCTGCCGCTTTTCACCTGCCATGCACCGCTTGTGGCCCAGGCCTTCGGCAACATCATCGACAATGCGCTGAAATCCCGAAGCAGCGATCTGCAGCTGGCGCTGCACTCCCGCCTTGAGGGTGACGCCATTGTCATCAGCATCGCCGACAACGGTTGTGGTATACCTGAGGCGGATATCCCCCGCATCTTTGACCCGTTCTTCACCACCCGGCAGGTCGGCAGCGGCACCGGCATGGGACTTGCCGTGGCCCGCGAGATCATTGCCGGGGCAGGCGGCAGTATCGAGGTTACGTCCAGAACCGGAACCGACAGCGGCACCACCGTCCTGGTCCGGCTGCCCTCTTCGGAAAAGGGATAA
- a CDS encoding response regulator — translation MDAYTMPVRILCVDDERNVLRSLERIFLDDDYEIVLAGSGEEGLNVLKEAGNTFQVVISDYRMPVMNGVDFLKQVFALWPDTVRIVLSGYADAGAIVAAINEGHIYKFIPKPWNDDELRVTIQNCLERYFLLKRNQELLDELTEANQVLEEKVRQRTEDLELRNKALEFSQTMLGNLPVGVVGIDENGLIVHCNTIAAAIMAQACGDFFGADIQSCCDHRINSLVTRIRQEKSVVAHETFCDRTWHILGRTVMFCNSEAVVLVFLEV, via the coding sequence ATGGACGCCTACACTATGCCAGTACGCATACTCTGCGTTGATGACGAGCGCAACGTTCTCCGCTCCCTGGAGCGGATATTTCTGGATGATGACTACGAGATCGTCCTTGCCGGTTCTGGCGAAGAAGGCCTGAACGTGCTGAAAGAGGCAGGAAATACGTTCCAGGTGGTCATATCTGACTACCGGATGCCGGTCATGAACGGTGTGGATTTTCTCAAACAGGTCTTTGCCCTGTGGCCGGACACGGTCCGGATCGTGCTGTCCGGCTATGCCGATGCCGGGGCCATCGTGGCTGCCATCAATGAAGGACATATTTACAAGTTCATTCCCAAGCCCTGGAACGACGACGAACTGCGGGTCACCATCCAGAATTGCCTGGAACGGTACTTTTTGCTGAAACGCAACCAGGAACTGCTGGATGAACTGACTGAAGCCAACCAGGTCCTGGAAGAAAAGGTCAGGCAGCGGACCGAGGATCTGGAGCTGCGCAACAAGGCCCTGGAGTTTTCCCAGACCATGCTGGGCAACCTGCCGGTGGGGGTGGTGGGGATCGATGAAAATGGTTTGATCGTGCACTGCAATACGATCGCTGCCGCCATCATGGCCCAAGCCTGCGGAGATTTCTTTGGCGCCGATATCCAGAGCTGCTGTGATCATCGGATCAACAGCCTTGTCACCAGGATACGGCAGGAAAAGTCAGTGGTTGCGCACGAGACGTTTTGCGACCGTACCTGGCATATTCTGGGACGCACCGTCATGTTCTGCAACAGTGAAGCAGTGGTACTGGTTTTTCTGGAAGTATGA
- a CDS encoding ATP-binding protein yields the protein MPLKFLSAWCVSGTALRAACSGLSRDDFQIPAHDGRIIPMMQRFKELSIATSITLCVFLTTLVFLSVTIIVLSCFTPDSIGRFHVLFTLTALGLLLCFSVWFVTKRRMEPLQSLLAHMATLGQKEGDARYLPQSTNSEIGKLTIAFNELLQELDDDVAAQREAAQIYRIVAENTCEVAVWRLPDNSVRFISSNCQTIFGHLDAEFYADPALLEQLIHPDDRGRWQQHVARSISYAKSIELRMCTVDGSVRWFRHYSRQIQDENNQTIGFRSSFLDITRQKESQEVTARALALMTHAKREWEETLDCIDDVVMLVDSEHRIQRTNRRISTLTGYAVEDLVGKDWRELFQECGFSFTVFRNNSGELIHHESERLFDIFFYQIQHNDQPSMVVTMHDSTELRRATEQLQAAYDNLEQTQLKVFQQEKLASIGQLAAGVAHEINNPMGFISSNLTSLKKYGMRLDEYIAVLQGSLYSCPNHPDMSGIDTLRQKLKVDYIISDITQLIEESLEGAERVRKIVADLKSFSRLDESKLTPASINDCLDSTINIVWNELKYVAEIDRQYGELPMVPCYPQQLNQVFMNLLVNAAHAMTERGVITVKTWQADNSVFIAITDTGKGIPPQHVERIFEPFFTTKEVGKGTGLGLSICYDIVKKHSGEITVASTLGAGSTFTVRLPLEPVQTENTNEK from the coding sequence GTGCCGCTCAAGTTCCTGAGTGCTTGGTGCGTTTCAGGCACTGCGCTCCGTGCAGCCTGTTCCGGCCTTTCTCGCGACGACTTTCAAATCCCTGCTCATGACGGAAGGATCATCCCGATGATGCAAAGGTTCAAAGAGCTAAGCATCGCAACCAGTATTACCCTCTGTGTCTTCCTTACCACGCTCGTTTTTCTATCTGTAACCATAATAGTGCTTTCCTGCTTTACGCCAGATTCAATTGGCCGTTTCCATGTTCTGTTTACACTGACAGCGCTGGGACTCCTGCTCTGTTTTTCCGTCTGGTTTGTAACGAAACGTCGCATGGAGCCGTTGCAAAGCTTGCTCGCCCATATGGCAACCCTTGGACAAAAAGAAGGAGATGCACGCTATCTGCCGCAGAGTACCAACAGTGAAATCGGCAAGCTGACGATTGCCTTCAATGAACTGCTTCAGGAGCTTGATGATGATGTTGCGGCACAGCGCGAAGCAGCGCAGATTTACCGGATAGTTGCTGAAAATACCTGTGAAGTGGCAGTCTGGCGGCTTCCGGATAACTCGGTCAGGTTCATCTCTTCTAACTGTCAGACCATTTTCGGCCACCTGGATGCCGAATTTTATGCCGACCCTGCGCTGCTTGAACAACTGATCCATCCTGATGATCGTGGCCGCTGGCAACAGCATGTTGCCCGCTCCATTTCTTACGCGAAGAGCATTGAACTGCGCATGTGTACGGTTGATGGGTCTGTACGCTGGTTCCGCCATTACAGTCGTCAGATACAGGATGAAAATAATCAGACCATAGGCTTCCGGAGCAGCTTCCTTGACATTACCCGGCAGAAAGAGTCCCAGGAAGTAACTGCCCGAGCGCTTGCACTGATGACCCATGCAAAACGGGAATGGGAAGAGACGCTGGACTGCATCGATGATGTCGTTATGTTGGTTGACAGTGAACACCGTATTCAGAGGACCAACAGACGGATATCCACGCTTACCGGCTACGCGGTTGAGGACTTGGTGGGCAAGGACTGGCGGGAGCTGTTTCAGGAGTGTGGATTCAGCTTCACTGTTTTCCGCAACAACAGCGGAGAACTCATCCATCATGAAAGCGAGCGGTTGTTTGATATCTTTTTTTACCAGATTCAGCACAACGATCAACCATCCATGGTTGTCACCATGCACGACTCCACGGAATTGCGTCGCGCTACGGAACAACTGCAGGCAGCCTATGACAACCTGGAGCAGACCCAGTTAAAGGTTTTTCAACAGGAAAAGTTGGCTTCCATCGGCCAGTTGGCAGCAGGGGTTGCCCATGAGATCAACAATCCCATGGGATTCATCAGCAGCAACCTGACCAGCCTGAAAAAATATGGTATGCGGCTGGATGAGTATATTGCCGTATTGCAGGGGTCTCTCTATTCCTGTCCCAACCATCCGGACATGTCCGGGATTGATACCCTGCGTCAGAAACTCAAGGTTGACTACATCATCAGCGACATCACCCAACTGATTGAGGAATCCCTTGAAGGGGCAGAGCGGGTCAGGAAGATCGTTGCCGACCTGAAAAGCTTTTCCAGGCTGGATGAGTCGAAGCTAACCCCTGCCAGCATCAACGATTGCCTGGACAGCACCATCAATATTGTCTGGAATGAGCTGAAATATGTGGCCGAAATAGACCGGCAGTACGGCGAGCTGCCGATGGTTCCGTGCTATCCGCAGCAGTTGAATCAGGTGTTTATGAATCTGCTGGTGAACGCGGCCCATGCAATGACCGAACGCGGCGTTATCACGGTCAAAACCTGGCAAGCTGACAACTCGGTGTTCATAGCCATCACCGACACTGGCAAAGGGATTCCTCCCCAGCATGTCGAACGGATATTCGAGCCGTTCTTCACCACGAAGGAGGTCGGCAAAGGGACTGGCTTGGGCCTCTCCATCTGCTATGACATCGTCAAGAAACACAGCGGAGAAATAACTGTTGCAAGCACCTTGGGTGCAGGCAGCACCTTTACCGTACGACTGCCACTTGAACCGGTGCAGACGGAAAACACGAATGAAAAATAA
- a CDS encoding ATPase, T2SS/T4P/T4SS family, with the protein MSRYAHLFRTAGTDVGTAAESVDTDADNPTPEQFCLLFVDDEPGVLSALKRIFLEENYSILTADSGAKALQLLAQQPVHLVICDHRMPGMTGAELLKLIREQYPQTIRIMLTGYADVNSIMGAVKDGAVYKFITKPWNDEDLRLTVSLALQQYVLMHENRRLKELAKQQQNKLSNYAGLFDENRGRLGEILVNSGLVGREELALAVGSQEAGEFLGVTLVRLGLVTEPHLLAALQKALGIDLLDLRELTIPQNVARCLPREICEKSHLLPVRLEGSLLTIAMADPSDILKCDNIARVTGLRVTAVLAPAGQISQRLQQAWEQQDGLEEMSGLEPMDEIDIVLEEEEKEVSVEELIGSSKVPPVIRIVNAIISEAIRYGASDIHIEAKTKYSLIRYRIDGMLHAKIRIPSDLHAAVISRIKILAKMDIAERRRPQDGRITVKSGTRIVDMRVSSLPTLNGEKIVMRILDKSAAIRRLEELGVLPEDMKQIELVARKPQGVIIATGPTGSGKTTLLYSLLSAMMNPSKNFETIEEPVEYFLEEANQVSIHEKIGLTFAQVLRSTLRQDPDVILVGEMRDFETADVAFKAALTGHMVLSTLHTNSAIASITRLIDMGIKPFILASALEGIVAQRLVRRICPDCRQTTAPDPQQCELLRVPAGFFDNGVARGAGCSRCNNTGYKGRLGVYEIFVMNDDYRQMIGTNYRESELLTLARGNGMRTLLEDGLEKVRRGMTTLDELLRVLGPAVRIERSCPSCGFMMDSRFLFCPQCGTFRSDLCRSCHLPLEKGWHTCPYCGTGREK; encoded by the coding sequence ATGTCACGGTACGCACATCTCTTCAGGACCGCGGGAACCGACGTCGGGACAGCCGCAGAATCGGTCGATACCGATGCGGACAATCCGACACCCGAGCAGTTCTGTCTGCTCTTCGTCGATGACGAACCGGGAGTCCTGAGTGCCCTCAAGCGGATATTCCTTGAGGAGAACTACTCCATCCTCACCGCCGATTCCGGAGCAAAGGCCCTCCAGCTGCTGGCGCAGCAGCCGGTGCATCTGGTGATCTGCGACCACCGCATGCCCGGCATGACCGGCGCGGAACTGCTCAAGCTGATCAGGGAACAGTATCCGCAGACCATCAGGATCATGCTGACCGGCTATGCCGACGTCAATTCCATCATGGGGGCGGTGAAGGACGGGGCGGTTTACAAGTTCATCACCAAACCCTGGAATGACGAGGATTTGCGACTGACCGTCTCGCTGGCCCTGCAACAGTACGTGCTGATGCATGAAAACCGGCGTCTGAAGGAGCTGGCAAAACAGCAGCAGAACAAGCTCAGCAACTATGCCGGCCTGTTCGACGAAAATCGCGGCAGGCTGGGGGAAATCCTGGTGAACAGCGGTCTGGTGGGGCGGGAGGAGCTGGCTCTGGCCGTCGGCAGCCAGGAGGCGGGGGAGTTCCTGGGAGTCACCCTGGTCCGCCTAGGGCTGGTGACCGAACCACACCTGCTGGCGGCGCTGCAGAAGGCGCTGGGAATCGATCTGCTGGATCTGCGCGAACTGACCATTCCCCAGAACGTGGCCCGCTGCCTGCCCCGCGAGATCTGCGAAAAGAGCCACCTGCTGCCGGTCCGGCTGGAGGGGAGTCTGTTGACCATCGCCATGGCCGATCCCTCGGACATCCTCAAGTGTGACAACATCGCGCGGGTGACCGGTTTGCGGGTTACGGCCGTGCTGGCTCCCGCCGGTCAGATCAGCCAGCGTCTGCAGCAAGCTTGGGAACAGCAGGACGGCCTGGAGGAGATGAGCGGCCTGGAGCCGATGGACGAGATCGACATCGTGCTCGAGGAGGAGGAGAAGGAGGTGTCGGTCGAGGAGCTGATCGGCTCCTCGAAGGTGCCGCCGGTCATCCGCATCGTGAACGCCATCATTTCCGAGGCGATCCGCTACGGCGCCAGCGACATCCATATCGAGGCCAAGACCAAATACTCCCTAATCCGCTACCGGATCGACGGCATGCTGCACGCCAAGATCAGGATTCCATCGGACCTGCATGCCGCGGTGATCTCCCGCATCAAGATCCTGGCCAAGATGGACATCGCCGAACGCCGCCGCCCCCAGGACGGACGGATCACCGTCAAGTCCGGCACCCGTATCGTGGATATGCGGGTATCCTCCCTGCCTACGCTGAACGGCGAGAAGATCGTCATGCGGATTCTGGACAAGAGCGCCGCCATCAGGCGTCTGGAAGAACTGGGGGTGCTGCCGGAGGATATGAAGCAGATTGAGCTGGTGGCCCGCAAGCCGCAAGGGGTGATCATCGCCACCGGCCCGACGGGCAGCGGCAAGACCACGCTGCTCTACTCGCTGCTTTCCGCCATGATGAACCCCAGCAAGAACTTCGAGACCATCGAGGAGCCGGTGGAATACTTTCTGGAGGAAGCCAACCAGGTCTCCATCCACGAAAAAATCGGACTCACCTTTGCCCAGGTGCTGCGTTCAACCCTGCGGCAGGACCCGGATGTGATCCTGGTGGGAGAGATGCGGGACTTCGAGACCGCCGACGTCGCCTTCAAGGCGGCGCTCACCGGCCACATGGTGCTCTCCACCCTGCACACCAACAGCGCCATCGCCTCCATCACCCGGCTGATCGATATGGGGATCAAGCCCTTCATCCTGGCCTCGGCTCTGGAAGGGATCGTGGCCCAGCGTCTGGTGCGGCGTATCTGTCCGGACTGCCGGCAGACCACTGCTCCCGACCCGCAGCAGTGCGAACTGCTGCGGGTACCGGCCGGGTTCTTCGACAACGGCGTGGCCCGGGGAGCCGGCTGCAGCCGCTGTAACAACACCGGCTACAAGGGGCGGCTGGGGGTCTACGAGATCTTCGTGATGAACGACGACTACCGCCAGATGATCGGTACCAACTACCGGGAGTCCGAACTGCTGACCCTGGCCAGGGGTAACGGTATGCGTACCCTGCTGGAGGACGGCCTGGAAAAGGTGCGACGCGGCATGACCACCCTGGATGAACTGCTCCGGGTGCTGGGGCCGGCGGTGCGGATTGAGCGGTCCTGTCCCAGCTGTGGTTTCATGATGGACTCCCGTTTTCTGTTCTGCCCCCAGTGCGGGACCTTCCGCAGCGATCTGTGCCGTTCCTGCCATCTACCGCTGGAAAAGGGATGGCACACCTGTCCCTACTGCGGAACAGGGCGTGAGAAGTGA